From one Chloroflexota bacterium genomic stretch:
- a CDS encoding 3-isopropylmalate dehydrogenase: MKTYNIGVIPGDGIGPEVVAEGLKVLRAVKDGFDVNLVEYPYSGAYYLKTKELVPDRVINEWRALDAVFLGAIGHPGVEPGLVERSVIMGLRMGLDLYVNLRPVKLFAEHLCPLKGKTPADIDFVVIRENTEDAYAGAGGIFRKGTPDEVAIAEMIFTRKGTERVIRYAFELARSRPRRKLTMVDKANAIRAQDLWTRTFAEVGKEYPDVEQNHLYVDACCMLMVKSPEAFDVVVTTNLFGDIITDLGAMIQGGMGTAASGNIHPSRNGMFEPIHGSAPDIAGQGVANPIGAILSVGMMLDFLGEKRAAEKVERAVAALLTSHRLPSVDAKSGLSTIQIGDMAVREMAEQ, from the coding sequence ATGAAGACTTACAACATCGGCGTCATTCCGGGAGACGGCATCGGCCCGGAAGTGGTGGCCGAGGGACTCAAAGTTCTGCGCGCCGTCAAAGACGGCTTCGATGTCAATCTCGTCGAGTATCCTTACAGCGGCGCCTATTATCTGAAAACCAAAGAGCTTGTGCCGGATCGCGTTATCAACGAGTGGCGGGCGCTGGATGCCGTGTTCCTGGGTGCGATTGGTCATCCGGGTGTTGAGCCAGGCCTGGTCGAGCGGTCGGTCATCATGGGCTTGCGGATGGGTCTCGATCTGTACGTCAACCTGCGCCCGGTCAAGCTCTTCGCCGAGCATCTGTGCCCGCTCAAAGGTAAGACACCAGCCGACATTGACTTTGTAGTCATCCGCGAAAATACCGAAGACGCTTACGCCGGCGCCGGCGGCATCTTCCGCAAAGGCACGCCGGACGAAGTGGCGATTGCCGAGATGATCTTCACGCGCAAAGGCACTGAGCGAGTTATTCGATATGCGTTCGAGTTGGCGCGCTCACGCCCGCGCCGCAAACTCACAATGGTGGACAAAGCCAACGCCATCCGCGCCCAGGACCTGTGGACACGGACGTTTGCCGAAGTGGGCAAAGAGTATCCCGACGTAGAGCAGAATCACTTGTACGTGGATGCCTGTTGCATGTTGATGGTGAAAAGTCCTGAGGCCTTTGACGTGGTGGTGACGACGAATCTGTTTGGCGACATCATCACCGATCTGGGCGCGATGATTCAGGGCGGGATGGGCACTGCCGCTTCGGGCAACATTCACCCCAGCCGGAATGGAATGTTCGAGCCGATTCACGGCTCCGCGCCCGACATTGCCGGGCAGGGCGTCGCCAACCCCATTGGCGCGATTCTGTCGGTGGGAATGATGCTGGACTTCCTCGGCGAGAAGCGCGCCGCTGAAAAGGTGGAACGGGCAGTGGCGGCCCTGCTCACCTCACACCGTCTCCCTTCGGTGGATGCCAAAAGCGGCCTGAGCACAATTCAGATCGGCGACATGGCGGTAAGAGAGATGGCAGAACAGTAA
- a CDS encoding acyl-CoA dehydrogenase family protein: MIGFTLTDEQREFRDMAHKFAEKTIRPVAAEADEKEEVPWDVLEKAHQAGLITYSFPEKYGGGGVDSVLTKALVDEEIFWGCAGIATIIGGAALAATPILIGGTEAQKEKYISWLCRGSPGGRPALGAYALTEPGAGSDPAGMTTVAHRKGDRYILNGQKVFITNAGLADVYVVFATVDLSRGADGITTFIVEKDWKGVMPGKKEKKMGIRASHTAAISFVDVEVPVENRLGEEGEGFKIAMRTFDITRTHIAAGAVGVARAAFEYALAYAHERKQFGKPIFSFQSIAFMLAEMAMNIDAARLLTWRAAWLYDNGLPCTTEASMAKAYAADAAMKVTTDAVQILGGYGYMREYPVEKWMRDAKIMQIYEGTAQIQRLVISRRLKA; encoded by the coding sequence ATGATAGGCTTTACGCTCACTGACGAACAACGCGAGTTCCGCGACATGGCTCACAAGTTCGCGGAGAAAACTATCCGCCCGGTTGCGGCTGAGGCCGACGAAAAAGAAGAAGTGCCGTGGGACGTTCTGGAAAAGGCGCACCAGGCGGGTTTGATCACCTATTCCTTTCCCGAAAAGTATGGCGGCGGCGGCGTGGACAGTGTGCTGACCAAAGCCCTCGTGGACGAAGAAATATTCTGGGGCTGCGCCGGGATCGCGACGATCATCGGCGGCGCGGCGCTGGCGGCCACGCCCATTTTGATCGGCGGAACCGAAGCGCAAAAGGAAAAATACATATCGTGGCTTTGCCGGGGCAGCCCCGGCGGTCGCCCGGCCCTCGGCGCGTACGCCCTCACCGAGCCGGGGGCCGGCTCCGACCCGGCAGGCATGACCACCGTCGCCCACCGCAAAGGCGACCGTTACATTCTCAACGGCCAAAAGGTCTTCATCACCAACGCCGGCTTGGCCGACGTGTATGTCGTCTTCGCCACCGTCGATCTCTCGCGTGGTGCCGACGGCATCACAACTTTCATCGTCGAGAAGGATTGGAAAGGCGTGATGCCGGGCAAGAAAGAAAAGAAGATGGGCATCCGCGCCTCGCACACAGCGGCCATCTCGTTTGTGGACGTGGAAGTGCCGGTGGAGAATCGGCTGGGCGAGGAAGGCGAGGGGTTCAAGATCGCCATGCGCACGTTCGACATCACGCGGACGCACATTGCCGCCGGGGCTGTCGGGGTGGCGCGCGCCGCTTTCGAATACGCTCTGGCTTACGCCCACGAGCGCAAGCAGTTTGGCAAGCCGATCTTTTCCTTCCAATCTATTGCCTTCATGCTGGCCGAGATGGCGATGAACATTGATGCGGCCCGTTTACTGACGTGGCGGGCGGCGTGGCTCTACGACAACGGCCTGCCCTGCACGACCGAAGCCAGCATGGCTAAAGCTTACGCCGCCGACGCGGCCATGAAAGTGACCACCGACGCGGTGCAGATTCTCGGCGGCTATGGCTACATGCGCGAATATCCGGTGGAGAAGTGGATGCGCGACGCCAAGATCATGCAAATCTACGAAGGCACGGCCCAGATTCAACGGCTGGTGATTTCAAGGCGGTTAAAGGCATGA